The following coding sequences lie in one Mercenaria mercenaria strain notata chromosome 5, MADL_Memer_1, whole genome shotgun sequence genomic window:
- the LOC128557056 gene encoding methyltransferase-like protein 27 — MAKYIDQYRALMRGMSPEEVADYYTNWAENTKYDQDLKPGIYNCPTIAANEVAKCFPEDRDRIKIIDIACGTGRVGVELAVHGFKDIDGLDGSDGMLKQCQDKGLYKNLYKEFCGHTTLPIDDDVYDCLVVSGGMGENHIPLSGIFEMIRIVKPGGFIILIVRKEFVDRGGEDIDNLETFVAKLESEDKVEILEHREVANYSFDRDGVIFKMKKSCI; from the exons ATGGCGAAGTATATCGATCAATATAGGGCCCTCATGAGGGGCATGTCACCGGAAGAAGTTGCCGATTATTATACAAACTGGgctgaaaatacaaaatacgATCAG GACTTGAAACCAGGAATATATAATTGTCCGACAATTGCAGCTAACGAGGTGGCTAAATGCTTCCCAGAAGACAGAGACAGGATTAAAATTATAGACATTGCTTGTGGGACTGGTCGAGTCGGAGTGGAG TTGGCAGTTCATGGCTTTAAAGATATCGACGGTCTTGATGGTTCTGATGGAATGCTGAAACAGTGTCAGGACAAAGGTCTTTACAAAAACTTGTACAAAGAATTCTGCGGACATACTACCTTGCCAATTGATGATG ACGTATACGATTGTTTAGTTGTATCCGGAGGAATGGGCGAGAATCATATACCCTTATCCGGAATATTTGAAATGATACGTATCGTAAAGCCAG GTGGATTTATTATACTAATAGTAAGGAAAGAGTTTGTAGATCGCGGCGGCGAGGATATCGACAACCTAGAAACATTCGTTGCAAAGCTCGAAAGTGAAGACAAGGTTGAAATACTTGAACACCGTGAGGTGGCAAACTATTCCTTTGACAGAGATGGCGTTATCTTTAAAATGAAGAAGAGTTGTATATAA